Below is a window of Ciona intestinalis chromosome 5, KH, whole genome shotgun sequence DNA.
CTCAGGGTCCGTACCATCTGTCGTCTCCCGAATATCATCCTGATTACCATGGTCGTCGTTTTATCGGAGGAATTCTGCTTTTCACCAGAGAAGACTTCACTAAGGTGATCACACGAAAAACCGGTTTCTTAATTATACTTGCGGGTTTTTGAAATGGAGGAGTTTAGTGGTAGAAATACCTTACCGCAATAAATCTGCCCAAAATAGAGACAGAAGATTTACTATCGACTATAAATACAAACCGCTTTTTGTTTGCCCAAACTTACTCCGAAATCATTGTGTATTGGTATAAATGCTGAATATATTGCTCTTGTTAGAGACACTTCTCCGGACTGTAAAGCATGTACCgctgtgtatatatatttattcgaCCGATACAAAGCCCTTGGATTAAAAACGGGCATCAAactctgtttatttttagtctGTTATTTGAAAGAGCTGTTCAACATACTAATACAATATCGCTTGCACTATATAGCCTACTAAATTTAATTCACAACAGTATAGAactttatgtatagtaggatgggggaagatggggcaccttttgcacataatatccagatatcctgatcgtgttttaaacaattaacaatggtctatgggagtcgtgaagatacaacagaagttaaaacaattgtgCTTTAGGTTAAAGGAATGACCAATGGTGACTGGGGTTGGGGTGGAGAAGATAACGAATTGTTTACAAGAATAAGATTATCGAAACTGAAGGTTGGTGTTTATGCTTATAAGGATTGACGCCAAAGCGTcgtcttttgttttttttgtcgcAATTTTGACTGTTTATTTGTAAAGGTGACTTTCTAATTAACGAGTAAGAATCAGAtgtgtgaaaataaacaagtcTAATAAGaggtagttttaaaacattctttttataTTCAAGCGGAATTGTTTTGGAAACCCTGTAGTACAGTAACTGCGGATTGAAAGTTGTAAGCGTTTTTGTGGCGAACTACACCTCACTATAAGCATTTAATACCAGCTTAAATTTAATTGCAGATGTCGCCTCTTCCGTCGCCAGTTATCGGCGCCATAACATGCCGATTATCTATAGCTATATATACCCGATACAGTTTCATACTTATGTATTGTTTAAGTAGAAAACTatgtgtgttttcatttttttttctgtttttagtTGACTAGAGCCAGTGGACTTACTACTGGGagaaacacttttaaaaacacacatgaTGAGTCGAAGCGACCAAGAGATAAAGAGAGATTCGATGCAATTAAGGGTGtaagttaattgtttcaataatATATAAGTGGTCAAAAGCAAAAACACCCAATCAAGTCGATAAGCCTTTTtggaatttgttttatttcgaTTTCTTCGTATATTTCACATAAAGATTTGTAAAAACTCAACTGAAACATCACGAAAGTCTAAACGTTTAACCAATTTCTTCATTCAGTCacatataaatttacatacgtgggaACGCATAAgcgggcgcgaggtgtatgaaacaaaacaatggtGTTTTAACTATACTGCCCTGAAAAGGagggataaaaaagttacattcatttagtCAGGTTCTAGTTTAGCAAAGTTAACCAGTTGGTCCGACTTTTCGAATAACCTACTCAATTATATAAACTTATGTTAGAAGGCaactattataaaatattttatttcagaatCAGTTTGAATTAGACGGCAAGTACGGCTTTCATAATGCTGACTACAAGCTGGAAAGAGTCGTAAACATGAAGATTGACGAAGCtgatgtaacaatatataatgTCAAGCTACATTGCAACATATTGGAAACACCTTGGTGCCAAACAAACTATACAGTGAGCGACTTCAAAAAACAGAAGAACAAAAACGccattaaaaactaaatactgTATCTTtagaacatttttatttttaattttttaaagttttccttgtattaaaacctatttttctgacagtttttaacaaaacatctTAAAACGACTATTctatcaaaatatttcaagttttatttgtttctaaaGTCCCTCTTCTGaaagttttatacaaaacatccTTTTCAGAGGTAGAAAAATGCTGAAAAGTGTCATCTCAATTAAAGCGAGACGCCTAcgacattgtgacgtcacaagcatgAACTTGGAAGCTATTATTGTATTAGAAAAAGAAAGTAATATATGCCCATATTGCCAGGCACTGTATATTTACTGCGCAGTATACATCCTGTCCCGATGGTCTTCTGTAGCGTGCTTACTTAACTTATTACCGCAATATAAGCTTCATGCCTCTAGCCAACAGCGTGATTGCTGCCTCTCTTACGCCTGCCTCACACACTAATTAGTTGTACCGAACTAGTAACCTCTCGTGTGCCTGTTAGTTCGTTTTTTTGAACCCGTGCGCTCTATGTATCAATGTGTTTATCAAAATGcgtttataaaatgtaacagTGTAATTTTTCTTAAATGAAAACAACTCGTTATACTGGCTATTGAATATGGTCAGTTTAGGTCCGTGTTAGATGAAACACCGTTAAAGGTATCAGTGCATAACATTGCTTGCAGGGAGATGTGTTGCTCGTAGGTTTTAAATGCtgaaaagtgtaaaatcaAAAAGTGGATTATACCATAAAAGCCCAAATCTTCACTTTGAAAAAGTAGGTTTTGTAATACTACTCCATGCTGTTGTAATAGCGCAGgcatcttgtttttaaattgcgTTAGCTGCATTCTTATGTGATGCATGTAAATAAAGTTGGACTGGCAGTTTTTATTCAAGTGGTTCGTAACACAGCTCACATATCTGTTGTATGTTtcaaacctttaaaataacacaaaattcGCTTTATTGCTGCGGTATATTTGTAGCTCTTCTATAACGCCTGGTGTACAGCGACCTTTTGACACTAGATGTTTCCACACGCACATACTGCATATAGTATATCTAGATGCATTGTACATCCCGTTTAATGGGCTTTCAGTGTCCTTACAAATTCGTGTAAATGTACAAACACCACAGTGCATGGTTAGGTAAGTATGACGTGTGCA
It encodes the following:
- the LOC779002 gene encoding beta-1,4-galactosyltransferase 7 isoform X1, whose product is MAAIRYQVGLLLFTVVAVCVLYDETDRYYFKKPKQFDLPEQKDKDLNRLLATTSDKVLKGDDPAWGKHRLAVIVPYRGAFEELLLFVPHLHKFLCDRRIRHKIFVIHQVDKFRFNRGFLINVGFLLSRDKFDYLAMHDIDLLPINPMLNYSYPEQGPYHLSSPEYHPDYHGRRFIGGILLFTREDFTKVKGMTNGDWGWGGEDNELFTRIRLSKLKLTRASGLTTGRNTFKNTHDESKRPRDKERFDAIKGNQFELDGKYGFHNADYKLERVVNMKIDEADVTIYNVKLHCNILETPWCQTNYTVSDFKKQKNKNAIKN